AGTACGAGTAGGCGTACTCGGTGCAACTGGCGCTGTCGGACAGCGATTAATTCAGCTCCTCGAGCCTCATCCAGAGTTCGAAATCGCTGCCCTGACCGCCAGTGAATCGAGTGCCGGACACACGTATCAAGAGGCAGCAAAGTGGCGCGTCGACAGCCCAATCCCCGATGAGATCGGCGAGATGACGGTGACCGCAACCGATCCCGACGACGTGCCGGACGACGTCGACCTCATCTTCTCGTCGCTCCCCTCGAGCGTCGGTGCCGAGGTCGAACCTGGCTTCTGTGAAGCCGGCTACATCGTCTCATCGAACTCCTCGAATAGCCGGATGGCAGCAGACGTCCCGCTCGTCATCCCCGAAGTCAACGCCGACCACCTCGACTTGCTCGAGGTCCAGCGCGACGAGCGGGGCTGGGACGGCGCACTGGTGAAAAACCCGAACTGCTCGACGATCACGTTCGTGCCAACACTCGCCGCGCTCACCGAGTTCGGCCTCGAGAAGGTCCACGTCTCGACCTTGCAGGCCGTCTCGGGTGCGGGCTACGACGGCGTCACCTCGATGGAGATCATCGACAACGCCATCCCCTACATCGGCAGCGAAGAGGACAAACTCGAGACCGAGTCCCGAAAACTCCTCGGCGAGTTCGACGGTGCGGAACTGAACCAGAACAGCATGGCCGTCTCCGCGTCGTGTAACCGCATTCCGACCATCGATGGCCACCTCGAGAACGTCTGGGTCGAGACCGAAGACGACCTGACGCCCGAGGCGGCCGCGGAGGCAATGGAGTCATACCCCTCCCTGGATCTTCGATCCTCGCCGGACCCGCTCATCCACGTCTTCGATGAACCGGACCGGCCACAGCCACGGATGGACCGCACGCTCGGTAACGGCATGGCCATCGCCGCGGGCGGCCTCCAAGAAACACCGTTCGGGCTACAGTACAACTGCCTCGCACACAACACGATTCGCGGCGCAGCCGGTGCAAGCGTCCTGAACGGGGAACTGTTGCTCGAGAACGGCTACCTCTAGGTCGCGCTCGAGACCTGTTGTAAGCAGTCCGCGCTCCGGATAGTCAGTCGAATCGGCCCTGCATGATTTGGCAGGGAACACATACCGAGTCACACCCAACAGCAGGTATGCTTCCCGTAGTGAGCGATCCTGAATCGCTGACGCCCATGTCTGGGACAGCTAGCGACGC
The nucleotide sequence above comes from Natronolimnobius baerhuensis. Encoded proteins:
- the asd gene encoding aspartate-semialdehyde dehydrogenase, with translation MAVRVGVLGATGAVGQRLIQLLEPHPEFEIAALTASESSAGHTYQEAAKWRVDSPIPDEIGEMTVTATDPDDVPDDVDLIFSSLPSSVGAEVEPGFCEAGYIVSSNSSNSRMAADVPLVIPEVNADHLDLLEVQRDERGWDGALVKNPNCSTITFVPTLAALTEFGLEKVHVSTLQAVSGAGYDGVTSMEIIDNAIPYIGSEEDKLETESRKLLGEFDGAELNQNSMAVSASCNRIPTIDGHLENVWVETEDDLTPEAAAEAMESYPSLDLRSSPDPLIHVFDEPDRPQPRMDRTLGNGMAIAAGGLQETPFGLQYNCLAHNTIRGAAGASVLNGELLLENGYL